Below is a genomic region from Rana temporaria chromosome 3, aRanTem1.1, whole genome shotgun sequence.
TGTTGTTGTTTGGAGGGCTCTCTGCTACATGCGGTGAGGGGCTGCGAGCAGCAGGCATGTTGTTCGCATCTGCAAGGCTTCCGACATtggagccggcgccatcttggacccCGTGCATCGCCGCGGCCGCCGGGTAGTAATCCGTGAGGCGGCGCGGAGCGGGTGGAAATTGTTTCTTTCCGGGCATACCCTGGTGTGCACTAGGTTCTCCCCTGTCCTCGACGGTAAGAATCAGCGAGAGAATCAGCCGCGAATTGTTGCTGTGTCCAGGCTGTGGAACGGAGCTCGGCTTCAGGCGTCCATCCTGGTCCGcagcaggccacgcccccacTTAATATCATTTTCTGATTGCATCactcagttttatttattttgtgtttttgaaGGTCTTGAGTGTCTTCTTCTGACAGTGATGTGTTATGACAGATATGTGGCCATCTGCAAACCATTGCATTATAACGTGACAATGAACTTCCAGTTCTGCTGCATAATGGTCATCACGTGTTGGGTTTTAATTGCGTTATTAGCATTGATTCCTACTATAACCATACCGCAATTAAAATTTTGTGGTTCCAATACTGTCAACCACTTTTTCTGTGATCTTGACCCGATCCTACAACTGTCTTGCTCTGATACCACTATCATTATACTTGAAGTGACATTattaaattttgtttttgttttcatccCATTCTGTACCATTATTGTGTCGTATGTTTATATTATAATCACCATTTTTAAAATCCCATCTATTTCCAGCAGACAGAGAGTTTTCTCAACATGCAGCTCCCACCTAATTGTTGTTTCTATCTTTTACGGTACAATGGTTTGTGTTTACCTATTACCTCAAAGTGGACCACCACGGAATACCAAAATTCTTGCCCTGATGTACACTGTGGTCACCCCTTTGCTGAATCCAATTATATACAGCCTAAGGAATAAGGACTTTAAAATAGCTGTAGATAAAATGATCAATCACTGTTTGCATTGGCTTTTCAGTAAATAATAAAACCTGTACTCGATTCAAACTGTTTTTCAGGACAAAGTaataataaatatactgtatttgctggtgtataaaactaccttttacacttaaaaaaaatggccaaaaagcaagggtcgtcttatacgccgggtcagctgctcggatgcctgctggatgtgcggtaatactgtatgtagctttggctacatacagtatataccacttagccaatcccattgagcgatgtattcaaatgtaaactgcttggattggctttgagagtcaggcctcgtacacacgaccgaggaactcgtcggaaaagacacatcgtttttctcaacgagttccttgttaggcttgtcgagaaacttgacaagcttgctttgcttatacacggtcaagaccaaatctcctcgttctcaaacgcggtgacttacaacacatacaatggcaggagaATTTCGATTCcaatggcacaacccttggggctgcttttactaatctcatgttactgcgtatcaagaaaaagtttggtaagagatgatttgcacttttcagtctgttacagcgtgacaaatgtgctatccccattacaaaccctacttttaccgaaggtgcgctcctgtcacatactttattctgagcatgcacaggtttcttagcatacacacaaacgtgtttctcatcgaaaaccagtccgacgaggaacacgacgaggaaattgagattctcgttgaggaaaaagagaacttgtcctcttttttcctcgtcgagttcctcaacagtttcctcgatcaaaaacgtacacacgaccggtttcctatgcaaaaaagctctggcaccaagtttcttgatggattctgtcaaggaaaacggccgtgtgtacgaggcctcagagaggcgtgggctgatgatgttacagcctctgccaatccaagcaggctttgtattcattaatagaatacattgcttgccATGATTGgatccagctccagcaagaatgaagaagaatatggttccagaaggaagaaatatgaagcgttcgAAGCcttggaaggggggtcgtcttataccttGAGTACAGGCTAacaatcttaaaaaactgtaaaattagggggtcgttttatacacccggtcgccttatacaccagcaaataaGGTAGAATATTTAAATGTAAGATATCATATATAGCAGTAATAAAACTGGTCGCGCCCTTCTGTCGATGAATCATTAACctacctggcggtattcccgagtgtggctcggggtgaattttcataCTAATGGGAAGTTCCCCTAGAGGGTTTTAATGCAGAAAATTATATGAATCCAAGTAAAAGAGTTGTGTAAAAATCTTTTATTGAAATATATTGGGATACATGTTATcactaaaatatacattttggtaATAGAGATACAGTACATATTCTATGATACAGCAAGGCAGCTATGTGATTTATACATCATTGCATTATATAATCAAACTGTATGTAGACCACGACGTGTTTCAAACTTGAGGTCTCTTCTGGGGGATAAATGGCTCCTgaataaatatattaaacatcTCAGTTTTACTAAAGTCATTAGACATTATGCATTGATATTTACAAACATAACAATGTTATATTTACCGCTGGGAAGTGGGATGAATGACATCACAACCAGAAGATTTATTACAAACAGTTAGATGATCCAGTGATTCTCATAATCGTCCCCGCCTTACCCAGAGAGGAAAAAAGTCCCAGTGGGCTTACAAGA
It encodes:
- the LOC120930656 gene encoding olfactory receptor 10A7-like: MRFSPVLDGKNQRENQPRIVAVSRLWNGARLQASILVRSRPRPHLISFSDCITQFYLFCVFEGLECLLLTVMCYDRYVAICKPLHYNVTMNFQFCCIMVITCWVLIALLALIPTITIPQLKFCGSNTVNHFFCDLDPILQLSCSDTTIIILEVTLLNFVFVFIPFCTIIVSYVYIIITIFKIPSISSRQRVFSTCSSHLIVVSIFYGTMVCVYLLPQSGPPRNTKILALMYTVVTPLLNPIIYSLRNKDFKIAVDKMINHCLHWLFSK